From Mus musculus strain C57BL/6J chromosome 17, GRCm38.p6 C57BL/6J, the proteins below share one genomic window:
- the Arrdc5 gene encoding arrestin domain-containing protein 5 — translation MSVVKSIEVVLPQDAVYLAGSIIDGQVVLTLNSTLVDPVVKVELVGRGYVEWNEEIGETRDYSRDVICNNKADYVHKTKTFPIKDNWLRAGSHTFDFHFNLPPRLPSTFNSKIGHISYFVQALCLDREHILAKKKLYLLVQGISEFRQRNLSENSVSVEAEKKVSYNCCSQGWVSLHVQMSKNTYVPGEKVTFTSEIRNHTGKYIKTVVFALYAHVQYEGFTPSAERRRRADSSELLRQMANARIPAFNSTTVVSAFNLPLVLSVSSGSQENEIMRTSYELVVTIHLPWSLSTVKARLPIIITSTREGQADCPRLDELPYEDHMV, via the exons ATGTCTGTGGTGAAGTCCATCGAGGTAGTGCTGCCCCAAGATGCGGTCTACCTGGCCGGCTCTATCATAGACGGGCAGGTGGTCCTCACCCTCAACAGTACCCTCGTGGACCCCGTCGTGAAGGTGGAGCTTGTCGGTAGGGGTTACGTTGAGTGGAACGAAGAAATTGGAGAGACCCGTGATTATAGTAGAGATGTTATTTGCAATAATAAGGCAGATTAcgtacataaaacaaaaacattcccaATAAAAG ATAATTGGTTAAGGGCAGGCAGCCACACCTTTGACTTCCATTTCAACTTACCTCCCAGGCTCCCGTCCACCTTCAACAGTAAGATCGGCCACATCTCCTACtttgtgcaggccctgtgcttggaCCGGGAGCATATCCTGGCCAAGAAGAAGCTGTACCTGCTGGTCcaagggatttctgagttccgccAGAGGAATCTAAGTGAG AACTCCGTGTCtgtagaagctgagaagaaggtgtcatACAACTGCTGCAGTCAGGGCTGGGTGAGCCTGCATGTGCAGATGAGCAAGAACACCTATGTGCCGGGCGAGAAGGTGACATTCACATCAGAGATCCGCAATCACACGGGCAAGTACATCAAGACCGTGGTGTTCGCCCTCTATGCCCATGTGCAGTACGAGGGCTTCACGCCAAGTGCCGAGAGGCGCCGGCGGGCAGACAGCAGCGAGCTGCTGCGACAGATGGCCAACGCACGGATTCCAGCCTTCAACAGTACCACAGTGGTTAGTGCCTTCAACCTGCCGCTGGTTTTGTCTGTGAGCAGTGGCTCCCAGGAAAATGAGATCATGAGGACCAGCTATGAGCTTGTAGTCACGATTCACCTCCCCTGGTCTTTGTCGACAGTCAAAGCCCGACTCCCCATCATCATCACCAGCACCAGGGAAGGCCAGGCCGACTGCCCCCGGCTGGATGAGCTGCCATATGAGGACCATATGGTTTGA
- the Plin3 gene encoding perilipin-3, with amino-acid sequence MSSNGTDAPAEAQAAMEEPVVQPSVVDRVAGLPLISSTYGMVSAAYTSTKENYPHVRTVCDVAEKGVKTLTTAAVSTAQPILSKLEPQIATASEYAHRGLDRLQESLPILQQPTEKVLADTKELVSSTVSGAQEMVSSSVSSAKETVATRVTGAVDVTLGAVQNSVDKTKSAMTSGVQSVMGSRVGQMVISGVDRVLVKSEAWADNRLPLTEAELALIATPPEDSDMASLQQQRQEQNYFVRLGSLSERLRNHAYEHSLGKLQNARQKAQETLQQLTSVLGLMESVKQGVDQRLGEGQEKLHQMWLSWNQKTPQDAEKDPAKPEQVEARALSMFRDITQQLQSMCVALGASIQGLPSHVREQAQQARSQVNDLQATFSGIHSFQDLSAGVLAQTRERIARAREALDNTVEYVAQNTPAMWLVGPFAPGITEKTPEGK; translated from the exons ATGTCTAGCAATGGTACAGATGCGCCTGCCGAAGCTCAAGCTGCTATGGAGGAACCTGTTGTGCAG CCCAGCGTGGTGGATCGTGTTGCCGGCCTGCCTCTTATCAGTTCCACGTATGGGATGGTGAGCGCCGCCTACACCTCCACCAAGGAGAACTACCCCCACGTCAGGACTGTGTGCGATGTGGCTGAGAAAGGCGTCAAGACCCTCACCACGGCCGCtgtcagcacagcacagcccatcCTGTCCAAGCTGGAGCCCCAGA TTGCGACGGCCAGTGAGTATGCACACCGAGGGCTGGACAGACTGCAGGAAAGCCTGCCCATCCTCCAGCAGCCGACTGAGAAG GTTTTGGCGGATACTAAGGAACTGGTGTCATCTACAGTGTCTGGGGCTCAAGAAATGGTATCTAGCTCAGTGTCTAGTGCGAAGGAAACAGTGGCCACCCGGGTCACAGGAGCGGTGGATGTGACCCTCGGGGCTGTGCAGAACAGCGTGGACAAGACCAAGTCAGCAATGACCAGCGGTGTCCAATCAGTCATGGGCTCACGTGTGGGACAGATGGTGATTAGCGGAGTGGACAGAGTGCTTGTGAAATCAGAGGCCTGGGCAGACAATCGCCTGCCCCTGACAGAGGCGGAGCTAG CTCTGATTGCCACACCCCCGGAGGACTCGGACATGGCCTCACTGCAGCAGCAGCGACAGGAGCAGAACTACTTTGTCCGGTTGGGCTCTCTCTCTGAGAGGCTGCGCAATCACGCCTATGAACACTCCCTCGGCAAGCTGCAGAATGCCAGGCAGAAGGCACAGGAGACGCTGCAGCAGCTAACAAGTGTGCTCGGCCTG ATGGAATCCGTGAAACAGGGTGTGGAccagaggctgggggaggggcaggagaagcTGCACCAGATGTGGCTCAGCTGGAACCAGAAGACCCCACAGGATGCTGAAAAGGACCCAGCTAAGCCAGAG CAGGTGGAGGCCCGGGCACTCAGCATGTTCAGGGACATCACCCAGCAGCTGCAGAGCATGTGTGTGGCCCTGGGGGCCAGCATCCAGGGCTTGCCCAGCCACGTCAGGGAGCAGGCACAGCAGGCCCGCAGCCAGGTGAACGACCTTCAGGCCACCTTCTCCGGCATTCACTCCTTCCAGGACCTCTCAGCCGGCGTTCTTGCCCAAACTCGGGAGCGCATAGCCAGAGCCCGGGAGGCCCTAGACAACACTGTGGAGTACGTGGCCCAGAACACTCCAGCCATGTGGCTGGTGGGCCCCTTCGCTCCTGGAATCACAGAGAAAACCCCTGAAGGGAAGTAG